From the Astatotilapia calliptera chromosome 6, fAstCal1.2, whole genome shotgun sequence genome, one window contains:
- the parn gene encoding poly(A)-specific ribonuclease PARN, protein MEVTRKNYKDCLNTVYSAIEEADFLAIDGEFSGISDGPNVSALTNGLDTPEERYTKLKKHSMDFLLFQFGLCTFKYDQAKSKYITKPFNFYIFPKPFNRTSPDIKFICQSSSIDFLASQGFDFNKVFCHGIPYLNQEEEAQLREQTEERRNQHANGVGTPSFISPSSSKGSSHVPEEHKDFINKVVEKVEALMVNSEKTLDLEPCTGFQRKLIYQTLNWKFPKGLHVETVETEKKERYIQISKVDEEERKRREQQKLEKEQEELNDAVGFSRVIHAISKSGKLVVGHNMLLDVMHTIHQFYCPLPEDIQDFKEVTMCVFPRLLDTKLMASTQPFKELITNTSLAELEKQLKESPFKSPQVETAEGFPSYDTAQEQLHEAGYDAYITGLCFIAMANYLGSFLTPPKAYISARSKLIEPFFNKLFLMRIIDIPYLNITGPDLQPKRDHVLYVTFPKEWKTSDLYQLFSAFGNIQVSWIDDTSAFVSLSQTDQVQIAMNTSRYAESYKIQTYAEYIQGKQQEKEKQTTKTWGEDSWVKPHYTCSTTSAFGYSRMRKRSISPMQGEQGADDAQITDGWSHYSYPDTTGTKKMKTDDAANTKAVESKTSEGWLKTTDLSDSPGLSPAPDDEKSPEGTNPGNDADGTVPWQQTPTVHKRKGQKKKKSEGAESTPTLFEVPEVW, encoded by the exons ATGGAGGTTACACGGAAAA ATTATAAAGACTGCTTAAACACTGTGTACAGCGCGATAGAAGAGGCTGACTTCCTTGCCATCGATGGGGAATTTTCAG ggaTAAGCGACGGTCCTAATGTCAGTGCACTAACCAATGGACTGGACACACCGGAAGAGCGATACACGAAGCTTAAAAAG CATTCCATGGACTTCCTCTTGTTCCAGTTTGGTTTGTGTACCTTCAAGTACGACCAGGCAAAGTCAAA GTACATCACAAAGCCCTTTAACTTTTATATATTCCCTAAACCGTTCAACAGGACATCTCCTGACATAAAGTTCATCTGTCAA aGTTCCAGTATCGACTTCCTGGCCAGTCAGGGATTTGACTTCAACAAGGTGTTCTGTCACG GAATCCCCTACCTAAATCAGGAAGAGGAAGCCCAGCTGAGagagcagacagaggagaggaggaatcAGCATGCCAATGGTGTAGGGACACCATCCTTTATCTCCCCATCATCCTCCAAAGGCTCTTCACATGTACCTGAGGAACATAAAGATTTCATCAACAAAGTTGT CGAGAAGGTTGAGGCCCTCATGGTTAACTCTGAGAAGACTTTGGACCTGGAACCATGCACTGG ATTTCAGCGAAAGCTGATATACCAGACGCTGAACTGGAA GTTTCCAAAGGGCCTGCACGTGGaaactgtggaaacagaaaag AAGGAGCGATACATACAAATCAGTAAAGTTgacgaggaggagaggaagcgGAGGGAGCAGCAGAAACTAGAGAAAGAGCAG GAGGAGCTAAATGACGCTGTTGGTTTCTCCAGAGTCATCCATGCCATCTCAAAGTCT GGTAAACTGGTTGTCGGCCACAACATGCTCTTGGATGTGATGCACACCATCCATCAGTTTTACTGCCCTCTGCCTGAG gatattCAAGACTTTAAAGAAGTTACAATGTGCGTCTTCCCAAG ACTTCTAGACACCAAATTGATGGCTTCCACTCAGCCATTTAAG gAGTTGATCACAAATACTTCTCTGGCAGAGTTGGAGAAGCAGCTGAAGGAGAGCCCCTTCAAGTCACCACAAGTTG AAACAGCAGAGGGTTTCCCCAGCTATGACACAGCCCAGGAGCAGCTCCATGAGGCGGGTTATGATGCCTACATCACTGGCCTTTGTTTCATCGCCATGGCCAATTATCTGG GTTCTTTCTTGACTCCGCCCAAAGCATACATCTCAGCTCGTTCCAAATTAATTGAGCCTTTCTTCAATAA GCTTTTTCTGATGAGGATTATAGATATACCCTACCTCAACATCACAGGACCGGATT TGCAACCCAAGAGAGACCATGTCCTGTACGTCACCTTCCCAAAAGAATGGAAGACTAGTGACCTCTACCAGCTCTTTAGTGCCTTTG GGAACATCCAGGTTTCATGGATAGATGACACGTCTGCCTTTGTGTCCCTAAGTCAGACGGACCAGGTACAGATAG CTATGAACACCAGCCGCTATGCAGAGAGCTACAAGATCCAGACATATGCAGAGTACATCCAGggaaagcagcaggaaaagGAGAAGCAGACAACCAAAACATGGGGAGAAGACAGTTGGGTGAAGCCTCACTACACCTGCTCCACCACTTCTGCGTTTGGATATTCCAG GATGAGGAAGCGAAGCATCAGTCCCATGCAGGGAGAGCAGGGAGCTGATGATGCTCAAATTACAGATGGCTGGAGTCACTACTCTTATCCTGATACCACAGGCACCAAGAAGATGAAAACTGATG ATGCGGCAAATACTAAAGCTGTCGAGAGTAAGACATCCGAGGGATGGCTGAAGACGAC GGATCTATCAGATTCACCTGGGCTAAGTCCAGCCCCTGATGATGAGAAAAGCCCAGAGGGTACAAATCCAGGCAATGACGCTGATGGGACTGTCCCTTGGCAACAAACTCCAACAGTACACAAGAGGAAGggtcaaaagaaaaagaaatctgaag GTGCTGAATCTACACCAACGCTGTTTGAAGTCCCAGAAGTCTGGTAG
- the rexo5 gene encoding LOW QUALITY PROTEIN: RNA exonuclease 5 (The sequence of the model RefSeq protein was modified relative to this genomic sequence to represent the inferred CDS: deleted 1 base in 1 codon), producing MESSTVAKCKAKKRKNSTHRAQEEAKRFKTEQRDDEVLQCGPASCLPRVSILPDCLQQPIALNELTELLQYAALGEAGGIKKPSWCRLRHHRRVKGVNVVIVEDLTQNHFYKHYLCLQHLRTSYTSRVTFTPSSVDVVSGIFSSQVPKQDSLSVSKPDEELQEAMKNHPIITVFGTERRGLTAYVLTEDEMIKNNYPVKGMPGFEEFVCTNCADCVTDSSPLFGIDCEMCVTKDGKELTRVSLVDGDGKCLMDELVKPPNHILNYCTKFSGITPAMLQRVTTTLQDVQEMLIRILPHEAVLVGHSLEHDLIALKLIHKHVIDTSLLYKRECGRRYKLKVLTGIILKRKIQTEDMLGHHPTEDALAALELAQYFIKTGPRQVLEIHWKALWRETREEPSQSHRFSDVLHALGRSVAFLGKDSSHKQCNSDKEVLKSFRNLKAQPFFSVLQFSTLSNHLKSYFPHQERHHQMTCSRLQDMCVVFAGPFPTGFSDGDVKQLFSFCGAVRKVKMLNTVVRVHAEIEFELLEGAMLAVKTLNGLNVLGQSIKVQRPVCESMLDLDVTLKALMGDALNARHLYAVKMNHSMTECISTSTKVNGHASDAECLDVTLVKTVNGLLPAKINKWLHLNTSKSELCEESVRETFGHFGTVKRVILSAKPKESTGHARIVFVNSEDRRAALNSSEDLWKKNYLICPSLTPVHLPSWVGAEIKETTHRHSSAQEQQMDVVMRKLDRCLQKLFRFLPAGTLSVVVLLGHASTNGHLPGLCLMEVKQDY from the exons ATGGAGTCTTCCACAGTTGCAAAGtgcaaagcaaagaaaaggaaaaacagcacCCACAGAGCTCAGGAGGAGGCTAAGAGA TTCAAAACTGAACAGCGAGATGATGAGGTGCTGCAGTGTGGACCTGCCTCTTGCTTGCCAAGGGTTTCGATATTGCCTGACTGCCTTCAGCAACCGATCGCCCTGAATGAACTGACAGAGCTGCTGCAGTATGCCGCTCTCGGGGAAGCAGGTGGCATCAAAAAGCCCAG CTGGTGCCGTCTCCGCCATCACAGAAGGGTTAAAGGTGTAAATGTTGTGATTGTGGAGGACCTGACACAGAATCACTTTTACAAACACTACCTCTGTCTGCAGCACCTCAGGACCAGCTACACTTCT AGGGTCACCTTCACGCCATCATCTGTAGATGTAGTATCTGGAATCTTTTCCAGTCAAGTTCCCAAACAGGACAGTTTGTCTGTCTCCAAACCAGATGAGGAACTGCAGGAAG CGATGAAGAACCACCCAATCATCACTGTGTTTGGGACCGAGAGGAGAGGACTCACAGCATATGTTCTCACAGAGGATGAGATGATCAAGAATAACTACCCTGTTAAAG GAATGCCCGGCTTTGAGGAATTTGTGTGTACAAACTGCGCtgactgtgtgactgacagcagcCCCCTCTTTGGAATCGACTGTGAAATG tGTGTAACAAAAGATGGAAAAGAGCTAACTCGTGTTTCTCTGGTGGACGGTGATGGGAAGTGTTTAATGGATGAGCTGGTGAAACCTCCGAACCACATTCTCAACTACTGTACCAA ATTCTCTGGTATCACACCTGCGATGTTGCAACGAGTAACAACGACTCTGCAGGATGTTCAAGAAATGCTTATTAGGATTTTGCCACATGAGGCAGTTCTGGTGGGCCATTCTCTTGAACATGACCTCATAGCTTTGAAA CTCATCCACAAGCATGTAATTGACACGTCACTGCTGTACAAGAGGGAGTGTGGGCGAAGGTATAAGCTCAAGGTTCTGACTGGGATCATACTGAA GaggaaaatacaaacagaagaTATGTTGGGTCATCATCCAACTGAGGATGCTCTGGCAGCCCTAGAGCTGGCCCAGTACTTTATCAAAACAGGACCTCGCCAG GTTTTAGAGATTCACTGGAAGGCGCTGTGGAGAGAAACAAGAGAGGAGCCCTCACAGAGTCACAG GTTTTCTGACGTGCTACACGCACTTGGACGTTCAGTAGCCTTTTTAGGAAAAGATTCCAGTCACAAGCAGTGTAACTCAGACAAAGAG GTGCTTAAATCTTTCCGAAATCTGAAAGCGCAGCCGTTCTTCTCCGTCCTTCAGTTTTCCACCTTGTCAAACCATCTGAAGAGTTACTTCCCTCATCAGGAGCGGCACCATCAGATG ACTTGCTCAAGACTTCAGGACATGTGCGTAGTGTTTGCTGGGCCGTTCCCCACAGGCTTCTCTGACGGAGACGTGAAGCAGCTGTTTAGTTTCTGCGGAGCCGTTCGAAAAGTCAAGATGTTGAACACAGTGGTCAGG GTACACGCAGAGATTGAGTTTGAGTTGCTGGAGGGAGCGATGCTGGCGGTAAAAACTCTGAATGGCCTTAATGTGCTCGGGCAGAGTATAAAG GTACAGAGGCCGGTGTGTGAGTCAATGCTAGATCTGGACGTGACTCTTAAAGCACTGATGGGTGACGCTCTGAATGCCCGTCACCTCTACGCTGTTAAAATGAACCACAGTATGACTGAGTGCATCAGCACTTCCACAAAAGTTAATGGGCATGCGTCAGATGCTGAATGCTTAGATGTCACTCTTGTGAAAACAGTAAACGGGCTACTTCCtgctaaaataaacaaatggttGCATCTCAATACCTCTAAATCTGAACTGTGTGAGGAGTCAGTCAGAGAGACATTTGGCCACTTTGGCACAGTTAAGAGAGTCATCCTATCTGCCAAGCCTAAAGAATCCACAGGACATGCACGCATAG tgtttgtgaATTCAGAGGACAGACGCGCAGCGCTCAACTCTTCTGAGGATCTGTGGAAGAAGAACTACCTCATCTGTCCATCGCTGACACCGGTCCATTTGCCTTCATGGGTTGGAGCGGAGATTAAGGAGACAACCCACAGGCACAGCAGCGCTCAG GAACAGCAGATGGATGTCGTGATGAGGAAGCTAGACCGCTGCCTGCAGAAGCTCTTCAGATTCCTCCCGGCTGGCACCTTGTCTGTGGTTGTGTTGCTCGGACACGCCAG CACAAATGGTCACCTTCCCGGCTTGTGTCTAATGGAAGTCAAGCAAGATTATTGA